In the genome of Bradyrhizobium sp. CB3481, the window TTTGCGTTGCGCGTCTCGGGCGAAAGAGCCAACGCAACTGGGGTGGCATAGAGCGCAAACGTTGTTACTCCTGCCCAAAGCAGTCCAATCACAAGACGACGTGAGATCATGATGTTTCCTCCCCTAGACGGTTTCTGACTGCCCATTGGTCAGCCAATCCAGATCGGAAAAATCGGAGCCTAGACGGCGCCGCGGTACTTTTGACTTGAAACCGCAAAAGCACGGTTACGAATGACCATAGGTGAGCCATCATCGGGCAATTACGCCCAGCCCGTAGGGCATTTCACGCAACACTTGCATCACGCACAAATCAACGTACCACATCCGGTCGCCGCCGGCGCAGCTGAAATACGGTAGCCGTGCTCCGAACCACGGCCATGTGGCATGGTGTACTCATGGATGGCATTGGCGCTGCGCCATGCTGGGCGGAAAGTTCATCGGGAAGGGATCTGCTCGCCAGTCGGCCTGCAGGCACCCGGCATATGATTGCAACCCGCACGCCGCCTGTTGTTTGATATCCGTCAAGGCATGCTCAGGCACGGGCGTGATAATGGATGAGGGGAGACGGCGCGTTGCGGCTGGCCATTTTTGCCGATATCCACGCCAACCGGCAGGCCTTTGCTGCCTGTCTCGATTTCGCGCGCTCCCGCGGTGCGGAGCGGATGGTCTGCCTCGGCGATATCGTTGGCTATGGCGCCGATCCGGAATGGGCGGTCGATACCGTGATGGCACTCATTGATGACGGCGCGATCGCCGTCCTCGGCAACCACGATCATGCGATCTCTACGCCGTCGGAGACGATGAATGCCGAAGCCCAGATGGCGATCGAGTGGACGCGCGGCAGGCTGAGCGTGGCGCAACGGCGTTTTCTTGCCGAACTGCCGCTGACCCGCCGCGAGGACGATCGCCTCTACGTGCATTCCGAAGCCTCGAATCCGGGGCGATGGCATTATGTGCGGGGAACCTCGGACGCGGCGCGCAGCCTGGAGGCGACCGACGCCCACGTCAGCTTCTGCGGACACATCCATCGCCCGGCGCTTTATTCGATGTCGTCGGCAGCGAAGATGACGAGCTTCATTCCGACCAATGACGTGCCGGTGCAATTGCTCGGCGGCCGCCGCTGGCTCGCCGTGCTCGGCTCCGTCGGCCAGCCGCGCGACGGCGATCCGGCAGCATCGTTTGCGATGCTCGATACGGTTTCGCGCGAGATCACCTATTGCCGGGTGCCCTATGACGTCGAGGCGGCTGCGGACCGGATACGCGCCAACGGTCTGCCGCCCTGGCTTGCCGATCGTCTGCTGATCGGGAGGTGAGGGCGATGGGCAAGTCTGCAATCGCGCCGGGGACGGTGCTCGACGGCTTCACGGTCGGGGAGTGCGTCCACCATGGAGGCATGGCGACGCTGTGGACGGTGACACATCCCGGCATCCCCGTGCCGCTATTGATGAAGGTGCCGCGGATTGCCGAGGGCGAGGACCCCGCGGCCATCGTCTCGTTCGAGATGGAGCAGATGATCCTGCCGCGGCTGGCGGGCATGCACGTGCCGGGCTGCTTCGGCACCGGCGATTTCGACCGTCAGGCCTACGTCGTCCTGGAACGTATCCCCGGTAAGACGCTGTATAGCCGCATCGACGAGCTGCCGATTCCCTATGAGGAGGCGAGGGTGCTGGGCGGCAAGATCGCGACCGCCTTGGCCGACCTGCACCGGCAGAACGTCATTCACCACGACATCAAGCCGAGTAGCATCATGTTCCGCCCCACAGGCGAATGCGTGCTGATCGATTTCGGCCTGTCGCACCACAACCAGTTGCCTGACCTGTTGCAGGAAGAATTCCGGCTGCCCTACGGCACCGCGCCCTATATGGCGCCGGAGCGCCTGCTCGGCGTGCGCGACGATCCGCGCAGCGATTTGTTTTCGCTGGGCGTGCTGCTGTATTTCTTCACCACCGGCGTGCGGCCGTTCGGCGAGAGCGAAACGCTGCGCGGCATGCGGCGCCGGCTGTGGCGCGATCCCTATCCACCACGCAAGCTCAGGAGCGACTATCCGCCATGGCTACAGGAAATCGTGCTGCGGTGCCTGGAGATCGAGCCGGTGTGGCGGCAGCCGACGGCGTCGCAACTGGCGTTCGACCTCGCCCATCCCGACCAGGTCAAGCTGACGGCGCGATCGGAGCGGATGCAGCGCGATCCGCTCTCTACGGTTTGGCGCCGCCGCTTCAACCGCGGCGTGACGTTGCCGAGGCCGAAATCCGACGTGGCGGCGCAACTGGCGTCCGGGCCGATCGTGGTCGTCGCGATCGATACCGAGGAAGCATCGGCGACGCTGAACGCGTGCCTGCGCCGGACCGCTGCACAGCTGCTCGCAACGCTGCCGTCGGCGCGGCTCGCCTGCCTGAACGTGCTGAGGCTCGGCCGCGTCACCATCGACAGGACGCTCGACGAGCAGGGCAACAACAAGCATATCGACCGCATGGTCGCGCTGCGGCACTGGGCGCAGCCGCTGGAGCTCGACGAGAGCCGGCTGACGGTGCATGTGCTGGAGGCGGTCGATCCCGCGGCGGCGATCCTGGAATTCACCCGCGTCAACAATGTCGATCACATCGTGATGGGCGCGCGGCAGAATTCGATGTTGCGCACGTTGCTAGGCAGCGTTGCCGGCAAAGTTGCCGCCGAAGCCGCCTGCAGCGTGACGGTCGTGCGCCCGCCGCGGTCGGCGGAGGTCGCTCCGCCCGAGGAAATCACATAATTGGTCCGAACTTTCGGCCCCGATCGGCCGACCAATGCTCGTTCAATCGGTTCATGTGCGAGACGGTTTATGACCAATTCGGATGCAGCGTTCCAGCGCGAGCTCGACGCCGGCGAGCGGTTGTTGTGGAGCGGCCGGCCATTGCCTGACCTTCGGATCGAATCCGGCAGTCTGCTCCACTCGCTCTTTGGGTTCGTCTTCCTGGGCATTGCGGTTGCGTCGCTGCTTGCCGCCGGCAAGGAAAGCTCCATCTTTCCGACGCTATGGACGATACCGTTTGTCGTCGTTGGCCTTTACGTGTCGGTCGGGCACTTCTTCTGGAGCGCGTTCTGTCGCCGCTACACCGAATATGCCGTGACCAACCAGCGCGTCATCGTACGCTCAAATATGCCGCGGAGAACGATTCAATCGATCGAATACCGCAAGATCCGGACGATCACGCTGACCGAGAAGTCCGACGGCAGCGGGACGATCCAGTTCGGTGAAAGCGGCGGTGCCGATGCAGGAGACGCCAGTGCAACGCGAATGGAAGCCGTCGCCGATGCGCGGCTGGTCTACAATATCATCCGTAAGGCGTCGCACCGTCTGGCCTGACGCGTCGGCGCGCTGACGGCCGATAGCGGATCAGCTTTCGACCGCACTCACTCGAGTGTTTGAACCGGCGGGGCCTTTGAGCGCGGCGAGGGAGAACTGGGGGCGCGGCCGCTCCGTTCCGCCGGTGCGGCAGCCATGGCTTCGGCCCGCGCCCCGCGCACGCTATCCCTTGACGAGTGCCTGCGGTGCCGCGACGAGCGCGAGCCTTCCAATCCCCATGAGCGCGAGATCGACGGGCCGGCCGTATAGCCGACAAAGGCGCCGGCGACGGCCCCGACCGGGCCCAGCACGACGGCGCCGGCCACGGCGCCGAGCGCCGCGTCACCCGCACGCTGCGCGAACGCGGCCGAGGGGGCGAGTGCCAGGAGCAATGCAGCGGTGGCGAGGGCCTTGATCATATCTGTGTCCCATCCATGAATGGCGGGATGCTGATCTGCCTTTATGGCGAGATGCGTAACGCTTTGTGGCCAGAGCGTGGACTTTACGGTTCCTGCCCGCCATTTCGGCGGCGTGCACGCTCCAGAATGTCGCAGACCGTGGCGGGGTTCTTATTGGTCGCGCCGCTACGAGAGCCAGGTCGGTGGAGACCGGCCATCCGCATCAAGCTGCTTCGCCGCGCGCCAGCGCCGCCGCATGGCGGATCGCGGAAATATTGGCCTTGTAGGCCTCCAACGTGCCGCCCTTGAACACCGCCGAGCCCGCGACCAGCGCGTTGGCGCCGGCGGCGGCCAGCTGGCCCGCGACGTCGGGCCCGACCCCGCCATCGACCTCGATGTCGATCGGACGTCCCGCCGTCATCGCCCTGATGTCGCTGACCTTGCCGAGCGCCGACTTGATGAAGGCCTGGCCGCCAAAGCCGGGATTGACCGACATGACGAGCACGAGGTCGATCAAATCGATGACGTATTCGATGGCGCTCGCCGGCGTGCCGGGGTTGAGCGAGACGCCGGCCTTCTTGCCGAGCGCGCGGATCGCCTGCAGCGAGCGATGCAGATGCGGGCCGGCCTCGGCGTGAACGGTGATGTGGTCGCAGCCGGCCTTGGCGAAGGCTTCGAGGTAGGGATCGCAGGGCGAGATCATCAGATGCGCATCGAATATCTTCTTCGTATGCGGCCGCATCGCCTTGATGACGTCGGGGCCGTAGGAAATGTTCGGCACGAAATGTCCGTCCATCACGTCGAGATGGATCCAGTCGGCGCCGGCCGCATCGACGGCGCGGACCTCCTCGCCAAGCTTGGCGAAATCCGCCGCCAGGATCGATGGCGCGATG includes:
- a CDS encoding metallophosphoesterase family protein is translated as MRLAIFADIHANRQAFAACLDFARSRGAERMVCLGDIVGYGADPEWAVDTVMALIDDGAIAVLGNHDHAISTPSETMNAEAQMAIEWTRGRLSVAQRRFLAELPLTRREDDRLYVHSEASNPGRWHYVRGTSDAARSLEATDAHVSFCGHIHRPALYSMSSAAKMTSFIPTNDVPVQLLGGRRWLAVLGSVGQPRDGDPAASFAMLDTVSREITYCRVPYDVEAAADRIRANGLPPWLADRLLIGR
- a CDS encoding bifunctional serine/threonine-protein kinase/universal stress protein, which encodes MGKSAIAPGTVLDGFTVGECVHHGGMATLWTVTHPGIPVPLLMKVPRIAEGEDPAAIVSFEMEQMILPRLAGMHVPGCFGTGDFDRQAYVVLERIPGKTLYSRIDELPIPYEEARVLGGKIATALADLHRQNVIHHDIKPSSIMFRPTGECVLIDFGLSHHNQLPDLLQEEFRLPYGTAPYMAPERLLGVRDDPRSDLFSLGVLLYFFTTGVRPFGESETLRGMRRRLWRDPYPPRKLRSDYPPWLQEIVLRCLEIEPVWRQPTASQLAFDLAHPDQVKLTARSERMQRDPLSTVWRRRFNRGVTLPRPKSDVAAQLASGPIVVVAIDTEEASATLNACLRRTAAQLLATLPSARLACLNVLRLGRVTIDRTLDEQGNNKHIDRMVALRHWAQPLELDESRLTVHVLEAVDPAAAILEFTRVNNVDHIVMGARQNSMLRTLLGSVAGKVAAEAACSVTVVRPPRSAEVAPPEEIT
- a CDS encoding PH domain-containing protein, giving the protein MTNSDAAFQRELDAGERLLWSGRPLPDLRIESGSLLHSLFGFVFLGIAVASLLAAGKESSIFPTLWTIPFVVVGLYVSVGHFFWSAFCRRYTEYAVTNQRVIVRSNMPRRTIQSIEYRKIRTITLTEKSDGSGTIQFGESGGADAGDASATRMEAVADARLVYNIIRKASHRLA
- a CDS encoding DNA-directed RNA polymerase subunit N, with protein sequence MIKALATAALLLALAPSAAFAQRAGDAALGAVAGAVVLGPVGAVAGAFVGYTAGPSISRSWGLEGSRSSRHRRHSSRDSVRGARAEAMAAAPAERSGRAPSSPSPRSKAPPVQTLE
- the rpe gene encoding ribulose-phosphate 3-epimerase, which encodes MSQQFASRPLVIAPSILAADFAKLGEEVRAVDAAGADWIHLDVMDGHFVPNISYGPDVIKAMRPHTKKIFDAHLMISPCDPYLEAFAKAGCDHITVHAEAGPHLHRSLQAIRALGKKAGVSLNPGTPASAIEYVIDLIDLVLVMSVNPGFGGQAFIKSALGKVSDIRAMTAGRPIDIEVDGGVGPDVAGQLAAAGANALVAGSAVFKGGTLEAYKANISAIRHAAALARGEAA